A region from the Lysobacter antibioticus genome encodes:
- a CDS encoding helix-turn-helix transcriptional regulator, with translation MLKTSTRLLRLLSLLQQRRHWTGAELCERLEVEARTVRRDVERLRELGYPIQASVGVGGGYQLSAGTSLPPLLLDDDEAVAVAVALRSATGSVSRMEDTALGLLSKLDQLMPARLRRRVSALYSVTVSLSHNNATPDVDTLTHLATACRDHLLLKLGYRDRTGKPSTRNVEPLRMAHTGQRWYLVAWDRQREDWRTFRIDRIAQVQTPGPSFVPRTLPEDVATYVERSIRQPSQLHRLRARLQGSAEALATRIPSWCGVLEAVDDHYCLLHVGADSVDQAVALLAMTGVEFEILDAPELLPQLREVVARLQRAMQ, from the coding sequence ATGCTCAAGACCTCGACCCGATTGCTGCGCCTGCTGTCGTTGTTGCAGCAGCGGCGCCACTGGACCGGCGCGGAACTGTGCGAACGCCTCGAAGTGGAGGCGCGCACGGTCCGCCGCGACGTCGAACGCCTGCGCGAATTGGGCTACCCGATCCAGGCCTCGGTCGGCGTCGGCGGCGGCTACCAATTGTCCGCCGGCACCTCGCTGCCGCCGCTGTTGCTCGACGACGACGAGGCGGTCGCGGTCGCCGTGGCCCTGCGCAGCGCCACCGGCAGCGTGTCGCGCATGGAGGACACCGCGCTCGGCCTGCTCAGCAAGCTCGACCAACTGATGCCGGCGCGCCTGCGCCGCCGGGTCAGCGCGCTGTACTCGGTGACCGTGTCGCTCAGCCACAACAACGCCACGCCCGACGTCGACACCCTGACTCACCTGGCCACCGCCTGCCGCGATCATCTGCTGCTCAAGCTCGGCTATCGCGACCGCACCGGCAAGCCGAGCACTCGCAACGTCGAGCCGCTGCGCATGGCGCATACCGGGCAGCGCTGGTACCTGGTCGCCTGGGATCGCCAGCGCGAAGACTGGCGCACCTTCCGCATCGACCGCATCGCCCAGGTGCAGACGCCGGGGCCGAGTTTCGTGCCGCGCACCCTGCCCGAGGACGTCGCCACCTATGTCGAGCGCTCGATCCGGCAACCCTCGCAGTTGCATCGCCTGCGCGCGCGCCTGCAAGGCTCGGCCGAAGCGCTCGCGACCCGCATCCCCAGCTGGTGCGGCGTGCTCGAGGCCGTCGACGATCATTACTGCCTGCTGCACGTCGGCGCCGACTCGGTCGACCAGGCGGTCGCGCTGCTGGCCATGACCGGCGTGGAATTCGAGATTCTCGATGCGCCGGAACTGCTGCCGCAGTTGCGCGAAGTCGTCGCCCGCCTGCAGCGGGCGATGCAATGA
- a CDS encoding GFA family protein — protein sequence MTVQTYQLSCHCGAVRCEADVDLAEGSGRCNCSICAKLRKWGAVIRPSAFRLLSGEDALNNYQFGGLVAHHQFCKHCGVHVFGKGYVEEIGGDYYSVNVACIDNIEHAELAEVPVTYFDGRHNNWFEVPAVTRHL from the coding sequence ATGACCGTCCAGACCTACCAGTTGAGCTGCCACTGCGGCGCCGTGCGCTGCGAAGCCGACGTCGACCTGGCCGAAGGCAGCGGACGCTGCAATTGTTCGATCTGCGCCAAGTTGCGCAAGTGGGGCGCGGTGATCCGGCCGAGCGCGTTCCGCCTGCTGTCGGGCGAGGACGCCCTCAATAATTATCAGTTCGGCGGTTTGGTCGCCCATCATCAATTCTGCAAGCACTGCGGCGTGCACGTGTTCGGCAAGGGCTATGTCGAGGAGATCGGCGGCGACTATTACTCGGTCAACGTGGCCTGCATCGACAACATCGAACACGCCGAGCTCGCCGAGGTGCCGGTGACCTATTTCGACGGCCGCCACAACAACTGGTTCGAAGTGCCGGCGGTAACGCGCCACCTTTGA